The Terrirubrum flagellatum nucleotide sequence CCCCGCTAACAAGGTTAGATCGAAACTGTTAACCCTTGCTTGCGGAGTTGCGATCTCCGGAACGACCTCGGCCGCTCAGCCGCCGGAGCCCCAGGCCAGCTTCGGCGCAGACTTCATCGAACCGCCCGCTGGCGAGAAAAGCGAGTTCGCGCGGGCGCGTCGCGATGACGGGATCGGCGGCGCGCAGCTCCTCATCGATCTCGCCGGGATGGCACATGACGAGATGGGCAGGACCCGGGCGTTTCAGCGCGCCGGCGAATTCCGCGCCATAGTCCGCCTCGGGATCGAAGGCGCTGAAGCCGGAGAAGCCGCGATTGGTCGCAAGGCCCGCGCGCCGGGCGCGCGCGCCAAAGCCCGCCGCGATCACGGCGACAGAGAGCGCCTTCGCCGCCGCCGGCCGGGCGAGAATGGCGGAGAGACGATCGGCGGGATCGCGCACGAAGAAGCCGGACCGGCCGCCATAGCGCCTTGCCAGGATCGCGATCAGGTTTGCGCCAATTCCGGGCAGCGCATGGGCGTGCTGGTGCCCGTCGACGAAATCAGGCGGGCCGCCGAATTCCGCCTCGAAAGCGTCGAGCTGGCGCCCGATCTCGGCGGCGATCTCGGCGCGCGCCGAAGCGGAGAGCAGCGCCAAACGCGCGAGGCGCGGCAGCAGCGGCAGTTTCCCTTCCGGCGCCACATCAGGCATCGCGCCAAGGGGGGCGCCGCAGGTGAGATTGAGATGGACGCCGATGTCGGCCGCTTTCGCGAAGGGTTTCAGCGCCGGCGCGCCGGCGCGCCAATGCGGGCGATTGGTCATGGCGCCGGTCGCGGACAGGCGCCCAAGCGCCAGCAGCCCGAGAATCCCCTCGCTGACGGCGGGCGTCAGCGCGTAATCGTCGGCGCAAAGGGCGAAGCCGCGTTCATCATCTGTTGAGGCGGCGTCCGCCATCACATCTCCCACTTATCCAGTCTG carries:
- a CDS encoding ChbG/HpnK family deacetylase, encoding MADAASTDDERGFALCADDYALTPAVSEGILGLLALGRLSATGAMTNRPHWRAGAPALKPFAKAADIGVHLNLTCGAPLGAMPDVAPEGKLPLLPRLARLALLSASARAEIAAEIGRQLDAFEAEFGGPPDFVDGHQHAHALPGIGANLIAILARRYGGRSGFFVRDPADRLSAILARPAAAKALSVAVIAAGFGARARRAGLATNRGFSGFSAFDPEADYGAEFAGALKRPGPAHLVMCHPGEIDEELRAADPVIATRPRELAFLASGRFDEVCAEAGLGLRRLSGRGRSGDRNSASKG